The DNA sequence GTGTTTTCAGTAGGTCAAGCTATTTTGGCTGCAAAGGCAGGTGCTTCATACGTATCTCCATTTATTGGCAGGTTGGATGACATTTCTACAGATGGTATGCAATTAATCGAAGATATCGTAACAGTTTATGATAACTTTGGTTTTGGTACTGAGGTATTGGCTGCATCTGTGAGACATACAATGCACTTGGTAGATGCCGCTAAAGTAGGTGCTGATGTAGTGACATGTCCATTGGGAGTGATCACAGGTCTGTTAAAGCACCCTTTGACAGATATCGGTTTAGCACAATTCTTGGCTGATGCCAAAAAGATGGAAGAGCAAGAAACTGTTTAATTCAGTTTTGAACTATAGCATTACAACAGAGCCTCACCTGATTCAAGGGTGAGGCTTTTTGATTTGAAAAAGTTATATTCTATAAAAATAGTTCAATATCATGCTACCGATTTTATAAATTTGAGACGCAAAATATATTTTACTGTAAAATAGGAGAAAATGTATATCATCAAGGTAAAGGGGAAAGCCAAAATTCCAGATTACATTCAACTGAGAGATGAGAATTTTGTATTGATCGCTTATTTCAGGGCAGACAGACCTTTAAGTAAAATGGAAAAGTATGGTCTAGGAGGTAAGGAAGATGAATTGAAAAAAATCATTGAAAATTTACCATTTGGTAGATTACAAAAATTGGAAATCTGATATTATTTGATTTCGTACTACAACCCAACCTTATTTATATGAAAAACATTGTAGTTAGCTTTAGAGATG is a window from the Limibacter armeniacum genome containing:
- a CDS encoding fructose-6-phosphate aldolase; the protein is MYIIKVKGKAKIPDYIQLRDENFVLIAYFRADRPLSKMEKYGLGGKEDELKKIIENLPFGRLQKLEI